The Armatimonadota bacterium genome includes a window with the following:
- the dnaG gene encoding DNA primase, whose protein sequence is MPDDPVSEIRSRVDLVDLVSQRVRLVRSGRSFKGLCPFHEEKTPSFFVNPERGVWHCFGCGEHGDCFSWLMKLEGLTFPEALRRLGEKVGVEVRASRGAPSRGEREEMLEALSVAARFFRERLRQEKRAVDYLAARQIDPETAEEFGIGYAPASWDALTIFLASEKVNLAAAAKAGLVGTRRDGGYYDRFRDRLMFPVADAGDRIVGFGGRSIGQEGPKYLNSPETPVFHKAHILYGWSLARREISARGFALVVEGYLDVVSAHRAGLKNAVAAMGTAFSEPHCRLLKLGCDRVVLCFDADSPGQRAALGAADVLEAAGFDVRVAKLPSGEDPDSLVCAGRTADLHRAVQEAVTAAEFRLDRVMARFNLEDAADRARMLAEAVGVLGRIQNSFERDRLIRKLAVYHPSFAQGSDIAESRIRREVDRAARGGNAGSVSRPGAAARRREVMADVPRVRAIEKAEQTLLRCLLEGSDEADLIMERLPLDSFVTESARELAAEVYACRELGEDPASVVVQSREGGSAAARLASALLVTDGPPAGPEVVQDCIERLVRESRRERLARLREKFNRGELSKDSPEYQEFLSLQREWHG, encoded by the coding sequence ATGCCGGATGATCCGGTGAGCGAGATCCGTTCCCGCGTGGATCTGGTGGATCTGGTCAGCCAGCGCGTGCGCCTGGTGCGGTCGGGCCGGAGCTTCAAGGGATTGTGCCCGTTCCACGAAGAGAAGACGCCATCCTTCTTCGTGAATCCGGAGCGGGGAGTCTGGCACTGCTTCGGCTGCGGAGAGCACGGCGACTGCTTCAGCTGGCTGATGAAGCTGGAAGGGTTGACCTTTCCGGAGGCGCTGAGACGCTTGGGGGAGAAGGTGGGAGTGGAGGTGCGCGCTTCCCGCGGGGCTCCCTCGCGGGGAGAGCGCGAGGAGATGCTGGAAGCCCTCTCGGTGGCGGCGCGCTTCTTCCGGGAGCGGCTCCGGCAAGAAAAACGGGCCGTGGATTATCTTGCAGCCCGCCAGATAGACCCGGAAACGGCGGAGGAGTTTGGTATCGGGTATGCCCCTGCGTCGTGGGATGCGCTGACCATATTCCTTGCGTCGGAGAAGGTAAATCTGGCGGCGGCGGCGAAGGCTGGACTGGTAGGAACACGCAGGGACGGCGGCTACTATGACCGCTTCCGCGACCGTCTAATGTTTCCGGTGGCGGATGCGGGGGACCGGATTGTGGGGTTCGGGGGACGAAGTATCGGCCAGGAGGGCCCGAAGTATCTTAACTCCCCGGAAACCCCTGTTTTTCACAAGGCGCACATCCTGTATGGGTGGTCGCTGGCGCGCCGGGAGATCTCCGCGCGGGGATTCGCTCTGGTGGTGGAGGGGTATCTTGATGTCGTCTCCGCGCACCGTGCTGGTCTGAAGAACGCCGTGGCGGCGATGGGCACGGCCTTCAGCGAGCCGCACTGCAGGCTGCTGAAGCTGGGTTGCGACCGCGTGGTGCTATGTTTTGACGCCGACTCTCCGGGGCAGCGGGCTGCGCTGGGAGCAGCCGATGTCCTGGAGGCGGCCGGGTTCGATGTGAGGGTGGCCAAACTGCCGTCCGGTGAGGATCCGGACAGTCTGGTGTGCGCCGGAAGGACGGCGGATCTGCACCGGGCGGTGCAGGAGGCAGTGACGGCGGCGGAGTTCCGGCTGGACCGCGTGATGGCGCGCTTCAACCTGGAAGATGCCGCGGACAGGGCAAGGATGCTCGCCGAGGCTGTGGGAGTCCTGGGACGCATCCAGAACTCGTTTGAAAGAGATCGTCTGATCCGCAAGCTGGCGGTTTATCATCCGTCATTTGCTCAGGGATCGGATATTGCGGAATCCCGGATCCGCAGGGAGGTGGACCGGGCCGCGCGGGGCGGTAACGCTGGTTCCGTCTCGAGGCCGGGCGCTGCGGCCCGGCGGCGGGAGGTGATGGCGGACGTCCCGCGGGTGAGGGCGATCGAAAAGGCGGAGCAGACCCTGCTGCGCTGTCTGCTGGAGGGCAGCGACGAGGCGGATCTCATCATGGAGCGCCTGCCGCTGGACAGCTTTGTGACAGAGTCGGCCAGGGAACTGGCGGCGGAAGTCTACGCCTGCAGAGAGCTTGGGGAGGATCCCGCCTCGGTCGTCGTTCAGAGCCGCGAAGGGGGGAGCGCCGCCGCCAGATTGGCGAGCGCGCTTCTGGTCACCGACGGGCCGCCGGCTGGGCCGGAGGTCGTTCAGGACTGCATCGAGAGACTGGTGAGGGAAAGCAGAAGGGAAAGGCTTGCCAGGCTGAGAGAGAAGTTCAACCGCGGCGAGCTGAGCAAGGATAGCCCGGAATATCAGGAGTTCCTGTCCCTCCAGCGGGAGTGGCACGGGTAA
- the sigA gene encoding RNA polymerase sigma factor SigA translates to MVPDIPIRESSEFHALLEMGRQSGLLTFDEITEVLSRNEDGDPEQMMDDMLLVLEEEGIHVVNKLPASRRSSHGDFHDTSSVTEKADQEISQLESSQVDDSVRMWLREIGKTRLLTPQEERELAMRIEKNDVEAKVGLIEANLRLVVSIAKRYSGRTLAFPDLIQEGNLGLIRAVEKFDYRKGYKFSTYATWWIRQAITRAIADQGRTIRLPVHMVETINRLHKATNQLLHELGREPTIEELAEEVGMTPDRVSEVLRVAPEPLSLETPIGEEDESHLGDFVEDHEATSPGEAAKQVILREKIEEALNNLTERERDVLKMRFGLDDGCSRTLEEVGRHFKVSRERIRQIEAKALKKLRNPSRTRKLREYLES, encoded by the coding sequence TTGGTTCCGGATATACCGATCAGAGAATCCAGCGAGTTCCACGCATTGCTCGAGATGGGGCGGCAGAGCGGTCTGCTGACCTTCGACGAGATCACGGAAGTCCTCAGCCGCAATGAGGACGGCGATCCCGAGCAGATGATGGACGACATGCTCCTCGTGCTTGAAGAGGAGGGGATCCATGTCGTCAACAAACTGCCGGCCAGCAGGCGCTCCTCGCACGGAGATTTCCACGATACCTCCAGTGTCACCGAGAAGGCGGATCAGGAGATCAGCCAGCTTGAAAGCAGCCAGGTGGACGACAGCGTCCGGATGTGGCTGCGCGAGATCGGCAAGACGCGCCTGCTGACTCCGCAGGAGGAGCGCGAGCTCGCCATGCGCATCGAGAAGAACGACGTGGAAGCCAAAGTCGGGCTTATCGAGGCGAACCTGCGGTTAGTGGTGAGCATCGCCAAGCGCTACAGCGGCCGGACTCTGGCGTTCCCGGACCTCATTCAGGAGGGCAACCTGGGCCTCATCCGGGCGGTTGAGAAGTTCGACTACCGCAAGGGCTACAAGTTCAGCACCTATGCCACTTGGTGGATCAGGCAGGCCATCACTCGGGCCATCGCCGATCAGGGACGCACCATCCGCCTGCCCGTGCACATGGTGGAGACCATCAACCGACTGCACAAGGCTACCAACCAGCTGCTGCACGAGCTCGGGCGAGAGCCCACCATCGAGGAGCTTGCCGAAGAGGTGGGCATGACGCCGGACCGGGTCTCGGAGGTGCTGCGCGTCGCGCCCGAGCCTCTTTCGCTGGAGACGCCGATCGGCGAGGAGGATGAAAGCCATCTGGGCGACTTCGTTGAGGACCATGAGGCTACCTCGCCGGGAGAGGCGGCCAAGCAGGTCATCCTCAGGGAGAAGATCGAGGAGGCGCTCAACAACCTGACGGAGCGCGAGCGCGATGTTCTGAAGATGCGCTTCGGGCTGGATGACGGCTGCTCACGGACGCTGGAGGAGGTCGGGCGGCACTTCAAAGTCTCCCGTGAGCGCATCCGGCAGATCGAGGCCAAGGCGCTGAAGAAGCTGCGCAATCCTTCCCGTACTCGAAAGCTTCGCGAATATTTGGAAAGCTGA
- the glnE gene encoding glutamate-ammonia-ligase adenylyltransferase, with protein MADVRDLLLAPDLSEDQVIALLAPYGFSSPRAIDACLQRMCPEPVSRLALAEHLDAFLQAAARSADPAQCLLQLDRIAEAAGQRAAVYHSLGNDPGWLETVCTVAGCSRALSDVLVINPEYLDILADAESLARARSLDEMRLEASRLTELFRSKDAALNALRRMRRREYLRIGARELTGLGTFEEVVGEISDLACALTAETLAVCHESVPYDRGQKPDRFVVIAWGKLGARELNYSSDIDLALVWETPDSDEEAPHTAFYTRLAQSLVDALSRLTEEGRMYRVDLRLRPYGSAGPIGCSLQQFLNYYESWSEPWERQALIKARTIAGPPDLRERVDRFIAEFTFSRPLDAVSISSILAVKERSEDYRGRSGSMARQVKHGWGGIRDIEFTVQLLQLMAGARHPEVRAPATLDALEGLEGCGIITPQECSALAAAYVFLRQVEHRMQLAEELPLQTVPDDAEGQQTLALRAGYRDEPGRSAREQFLEEYSHWTQTVREIHRRVFREFAEGESGPAPEFTSLLEDDQEQPGILQRMGFREPERAKAALRRIAGLGAGERVSTEPQRRFLQMLPDLLDSLANSPDPDAALANLEKMAEATGSPLGFFRSIGSARSTMDVFVRLAAASEFLSQTLQRHPEYIDMLASPGMLAAPRSLQDLEADLLQRVGSETTQEGRLNALRRFRLREFLRIGVRDVAGLARVTSTTREISLLAEACIRVALKMALEERHAAGGLPGRIAVLGMGKLGGRELHYSSDVDLVFVYQEDGARPDAFREFEKCVRRVLDILGRLTEEGRGFQVDLRLRPEGNAGLLARSLEGYRRYLQESLQVWERQALVRARYVAGDLPLARTLLRDISKAVWRGGLTEADLEELRHIKRRIENEKTNRSGEVIDLKLGPGGILDIEFTVQLLQLARGGDLPEVRRPNTLQALGALAGAGVLPPDEARALREAYLFLRRAENRLQLYQDRAAEGVPASPEELGTFARRLGYPQKRPGRAAEAFLADLGRHCGRAREIHERIYFHTDFTREPGGAYGG; from the coding sequence GTGGCGGATGTTCGCGACCTTCTGCTCGCCCCGGATCTGAGCGAAGACCAGGTCATTGCCCTGCTGGCCCCTTACGGATTCTCTTCTCCCCGGGCCATTGATGCGTGTCTCCAGAGGATGTGTCCGGAACCGGTCTCGAGGCTGGCCCTCGCGGAGCATCTGGACGCATTTCTGCAGGCGGCCGCCCGGAGCGCCGATCCGGCGCAGTGCCTTCTGCAGCTTGACCGCATCGCTGAGGCGGCCGGTCAGCGCGCCGCGGTTTATCACTCCTTGGGTAACGACCCCGGGTGGCTGGAGACGGTGTGTACGGTGGCCGGATGCAGCCGTGCCCTCTCCGATGTGCTGGTCATCAACCCGGAGTATCTGGATATCCTGGCGGATGCGGAATCCCTGGCCCGCGCACGGTCGCTCGACGAAATGCGTCTGGAGGCTTCTCGCCTCACGGAACTTTTCCGCAGCAAAGACGCCGCCCTGAACGCTCTGAGGCGCATGAGGCGCCGGGAGTACTTGCGCATCGGTGCGCGGGAGTTGACCGGGCTCGGCACGTTTGAGGAGGTGGTGGGGGAGATCTCGGACCTGGCCTGTGCCCTCACGGCGGAGACGCTGGCCGTATGCCACGAGAGTGTTCCTTATGACCGGGGCCAAAAACCGGACCGGTTCGTCGTCATCGCGTGGGGCAAGCTTGGCGCCCGGGAACTGAACTACTCTTCGGATATCGATCTCGCGCTGGTCTGGGAGACTCCGGATTCGGACGAGGAGGCGCCTCATACGGCGTTTTACACCCGGCTTGCGCAGTCACTGGTGGATGCCCTCAGCCGATTGACCGAGGAGGGCCGGATGTACCGCGTGGACCTGCGCCTGCGGCCTTACGGGAGCGCCGGTCCCATCGGATGCTCGCTGCAGCAGTTTCTGAATTACTACGAGAGCTGGAGCGAGCCCTGGGAGCGGCAGGCGCTGATAAAAGCCCGGACCATTGCCGGCCCGCCCGATCTGCGCGAGCGGGTGGACCGCTTCATCGCCGAGTTCACTTTTTCCCGTCCCCTGGATGCGGTGTCCATTTCCAGCATTCTTGCGGTGAAGGAGCGTTCCGAAGACTACCGGGGCCGCTCCGGGTCCATGGCCAGACAGGTGAAGCACGGGTGGGGTGGAATCCGGGACATAGAGTTCACGGTGCAACTGCTGCAGCTTATGGCGGGCGCCCGCCACCCGGAAGTGCGCGCCCCCGCCACGCTGGATGCTCTCGAGGGTCTGGAGGGCTGCGGCATCATCACTCCGCAGGAATGCTCCGCCCTGGCGGCGGCCTATGTGTTCCTGCGGCAGGTGGAGCACCGAATGCAGCTGGCAGAGGAGTTGCCTCTGCAGACGGTGCCGGATGATGCGGAAGGCCAGCAGACCCTGGCACTGCGCGCCGGCTACCGGGACGAGCCGGGGCGCAGCGCCAGGGAGCAGTTCCTCGAGGAGTATTCGCACTGGACTCAGACCGTGCGGGAGATCCATCGGCGTGTCTTCCGGGAGTTCGCCGAAGGAGAGAGCGGACCTGCCCCGGAGTTCACGTCTTTGCTGGAGGATGACCAGGAGCAGCCTGGCATCCTTCAAAGAATGGGGTTCCGCGAGCCGGAGCGCGCGAAGGCTGCCTTGCGCCGCATCGCAGGGCTGGGGGCGGGGGAGAGGGTCTCCACGGAGCCGCAGCGCCGTTTCCTTCAAATGCTCCCGGATCTACTGGACAGCCTGGCAAACTCTCCTGACCCAGATGCCGCCCTTGCCAACCTCGAGAAAATGGCGGAAGCCACCGGCTCGCCGCTCGGGTTCTTCCGGTCCATCGGTAGCGCGCGGAGCACGATGGACGTGTTCGTTCGCCTGGCAGCCGCCAGCGAGTTTCTCTCCCAGACCCTGCAGCGCCACCCGGAATACATTGACATGCTGGCGTCTCCGGGGATGCTCGCCGCTCCCAGATCCCTGCAGGACCTGGAGGCGGATCTGCTGCAGCGGGTCGGCTCTGAGACAACGCAAGAAGGCAGGCTGAACGCTCTGCGCCGCTTCCGCCTGCGTGAGTTCTTACGCATCGGGGTGCGGGATGTGGCGGGTCTGGCCCGTGTGACCTCCACCACCCGCGAGATCAGCCTTCTGGCTGAGGCGTGCATCCGAGTAGCGCTGAAAATGGCGCTGGAGGAGCGGCATGCCGCGGGCGGGCTGCCGGGGCGGATTGCGGTGCTCGGGATGGGCAAGCTGGGGGGGCGGGAGCTGCATTATTCCTCCGACGTGGATCTCGTTTTCGTCTATCAGGAAGATGGCGCCAGGCCCGACGCCTTCCGGGAGTTCGAGAAGTGCGTGCGGCGCGTGCTGGACATCCTGGGCCGCCTGACCGAAGAGGGGCGGGGGTTTCAGGTGGACCTGCGCCTGCGCCCGGAGGGCAACGCCGGTCTGCTGGCACGGTCACTCGAAGGATACCGTCGTTACCTACAGGAATCCCTGCAGGTGTGGGAGCGCCAGGCGCTGGTGCGGGCGCGGTATGTGGCCGGAGACCTGCCCCTTGCGCGGACCCTCCTGCGGGATATATCGAAAGCCGTTTGGAGGGGTGGCCTCACGGAAGCGGATCTGGAGGAGTTGCGCCATATCAAGCGCCGCATCGAGAACGAGAAGACCAATCGCTCGGGAGAGGTCATTGACCTGAAGCTGGGGCCGGGCGGCATTCTGGACATAGAGTTCACCGTTCAGCTTCTGCAGCTTGCGCGCGGCGGAGACCTTCCCGAAGTGCGCCGACCGAACACCCTTCAGGCGCTCGGGGCGCTGGCCGGAGCCGGGGTTCTTCCGCCGGATGAGGCGCGCGCTCTGCGGGAGGCGTATCTCTTCTTGCGCCGGGCCGAGAACCGGCTGCAGCTTTATCAGGACCGCGCTGCGGAGGGGGTCCCCGCCTCGCCGGAGGAGCTGGGGACGTTTGCGCGGCGGTTGGGGTATCCTCAGAAGCGGCCGGGCAGGGCGGCGGAAGCCTTTCTGGCGGACCTTGGCAGGCACTGCGGCCGCGCCCGCGAGATTCACGAGCGCATCTACTTCCATACGGATTTCACCCGAGAGCCCGGCGGGGCTTATGGGGGATGA
- a CDS encoding NAD+ synthase, producing MDSRLRNGSRQVRVALAQINPLVGDLQGNLGKILEYAQKAADAGADIVVFPELAITGYPPEDLLLKGAFLRRAREAVETVAKGAPKGTILVVGFVDCGDDIFNAAAVIQNGAVCGVHHKHHLPNYGVFDEERYFQRGTGTSVFELEGLRFGVCICEDIWYPAGPAATQTLIGEAELVLVLNASPYHRGKSRERERMVATRASDCAAVVCYVNAVGGQDELVFDGSSFIAGPDARILARARAFEEQLLVCDVDAGEVAHLRARDVRRRREKLEMADAGIRVDVIQLDALPDRKAPAGADFACPVEPVLDDLEEVYRALVTGTRDYVRKNGFQKVVVGLSGGIDSALTFAIACDALGPDRVLGVTMPGPFSSRETRSDAERIARNFGTEFLELSIGEVFQSYQQALAEPFKGMPPGLAEENLQARIRGNLLMAISNKLGHLVLTTGNKSEMACGYATLYGDMAGGFAVLKDVPKTLVWQLARHRNRDGEMIPVTTIERAPSAELRENQKDTDSLPPYDVLDQILQLYVEEDRSVAEIVDRGFDSETVRRVVRMVDTSEYKRRQAPPGVKISPKAFGRDRRLPITNGFREW from the coding sequence ATGGATTCACGGCTCAGGAATGGATCACGGCAGGTGAGGGTGGCGCTGGCGCAGATCAACCCTTTGGTGGGCGACCTCCAGGGCAACCTCGGAAAGATCCTGGAATATGCCCAAAAGGCTGCGGATGCTGGGGCGGACATCGTGGTATTCCCGGAGCTCGCCATCACAGGATATCCCCCGGAGGATCTGCTTCTCAAAGGGGCGTTCCTGAGAAGAGCTCGGGAGGCCGTCGAGACCGTTGCGAAGGGCGCCCCTAAAGGCACAATCCTCGTGGTCGGGTTTGTTGACTGCGGGGACGACATCTTCAACGCCGCAGCCGTCATCCAAAATGGCGCCGTCTGCGGAGTGCATCACAAACATCATCTGCCCAACTACGGCGTGTTCGATGAGGAGCGCTACTTCCAGCGAGGAACGGGCACATCGGTCTTCGAACTGGAAGGTCTCAGGTTCGGGGTCTGCATCTGCGAGGATATCTGGTATCCCGCCGGGCCAGCCGCCACCCAGACACTCATAGGCGAAGCGGAACTGGTTCTCGTTCTGAACGCTTCCCCGTATCATCGCGGCAAGAGCCGGGAGCGCGAGCGGATGGTGGCGACCAGGGCATCGGACTGCGCCGCTGTGGTCTGCTACGTGAACGCCGTTGGAGGGCAGGACGAACTTGTATTCGACGGCTCGTCCTTCATCGCCGGGCCGGATGCGCGCATTCTGGCCAGAGCGCGCGCATTCGAGGAGCAGCTGCTGGTCTGTGATGTAGATGCGGGGGAGGTGGCCCACCTGCGCGCCCGCGATGTCCGCCGCAGACGGGAAAAGCTGGAGATGGCCGATGCTGGAATCCGTGTGGATGTCATCCAACTGGATGCGCTGCCGGACCGCAAGGCTCCTGCGGGTGCGGACTTTGCCTGCCCGGTAGAACCCGTTCTGGATGATCTGGAAGAGGTCTACCGGGCGCTGGTGACCGGAACACGCGACTATGTGCGCAAGAACGGCTTCCAGAAGGTGGTGGTTGGCCTTTCGGGCGGAATAGACAGTGCCCTTACATTTGCCATCGCTTGCGACGCGCTGGGTCCGGACCGGGTGCTGGGAGTGACCATGCCGGGGCCGTTCAGCAGCAGGGAGACGCGCTCGGATGCCGAACGCATCGCGCGCAACTTCGGGACGGAGTTTCTGGAGCTTTCCATCGGCGAGGTGTTCCAGTCGTACCAGCAGGCTCTGGCTGAACCCTTCAAAGGGATGCCGCCCGGGCTGGCGGAGGAGAACCTGCAGGCGCGCATCAGGGGGAATCTGCTGATGGCCATCTCCAACAAGTTGGGGCACCTGGTGCTCACCACCGGAAACAAGAGCGAGATGGCATGCGGATACGCCACGCTTTACGGCGATATGGCCGGCGGCTTCGCCGTCCTGAAGGATGTGCCCAAAACGCTTGTCTGGCAGCTTGCGCGCCACCGCAACCGGGACGGTGAGATGATCCCGGTGACCACCATCGAGCGCGCCCCGTCGGCCGAGCTACGGGAGAACCAGAAGGATACAGATTCCCTGCCTCCCTACGATGTGCTGGATCAGATCCTTCAGCTTTATGTGGAGGAGGACCGCAGCGTGGCGGAGATCGTGGACCGGGGGTTCGACTCGGAAACGGTGCGCCGGGTGGTCCGGATGGTGGACACCAGCGAGTACAAGCGCCGGCAGGCTCCTCCAGGGGTGAAGATCTCTCCCAAGGCGTTCGGGCGCGACCGTCGCCTGCCCATAACCAACGGGTTCCGCGAATGGTGA
- a CDS encoding NUDIX hydrolase, with product MNPAVGVGAVIVRDGRILLVRRGKDPGRGLWSLPGGRLRGGERLKNAVEREVREETGLLVEAGDLAGVSEIIADGPDGQAFHYVLVDFFCRIVGGREERGDDAAEIAWHPLEDLDALETTDGLPQKLREWLARAGAYLTGGPEE from the coding sequence GTGAACCCTGCCGTCGGGGTGGGAGCGGTCATCGTCCGGGACGGGCGCATCCTCCTGGTGCGACGCGGGAAGGATCCGGGCCGGGGGCTGTGGAGTCTGCCCGGCGGCAGGCTCCGCGGAGGCGAGCGCCTGAAGAACGCCGTGGAGCGGGAGGTCCGGGAGGAGACCGGGCTGCTGGTGGAGGCGGGCGATCTGGCAGGAGTCAGCGAGATCATTGCGGACGGTCCGGACGGACAGGCCTTCCATTACGTGCTGGTGGATTTCTTCTGCCGCATTGTGGGGGGGCGTGAGGAGCGCGGGGATGACGCGGCCGAAATCGCCTGGCATCCGCTGGAGGATCTGGACGCTCTGGAGACCACGGACGGCCTGCCGCAGAAGCTCCGGGAGTGGCTGGCCAGGGCGGGAGCGTATTTGACCGGCGGCCCGGAAGAATGA
- a CDS encoding putative transcriptional regulatory protein, with product MSGHSKWHNIRLRKGKQDAERGKIFTKLAREIIVAAKAGGGNPDTNLRLRIAIQKARDASMPQDNIKRAIQRGTGEIEGAHYEEVTYEGYGPGGVAVLVECLTDNRNRTVADLRAIFSKCGGSMGESGCVAWLFQPKGIVSIPAEAASEDDVLMAVMDAGAEDVKTEGDSIEVVCPPEALHDVRQALTDAGIPFTMAELSMVPQNTVSVEGKEASQVLRLMDQLEDHDDVQHVYSNFDIPDEVMQEISA from the coding sequence ATGTCCGGTCATTCCAAATGGCATAACATTCGGCTGCGCAAAGGCAAGCAGGATGCGGAGCGCGGCAAGATTTTCACCAAGCTGGCGCGGGAGATCATTGTGGCCGCGAAGGCCGGGGGCGGCAATCCGGACACCAACCTCCGCCTGCGCATCGCCATCCAGAAGGCGCGCGACGCCAGTATGCCGCAGGACAACATCAAGCGCGCCATCCAGCGCGGGACCGGCGAGATCGAGGGAGCGCACTACGAAGAGGTCACCTACGAGGGTTACGGTCCGGGTGGAGTGGCCGTGCTGGTGGAGTGCCTGACCGACAACCGCAACCGTACGGTGGCGGACCTTCGTGCCATCTTCAGCAAATGCGGCGGCAGCATGGGGGAGAGCGGGTGTGTGGCCTGGCTGTTCCAGCCGAAAGGAATCGTATCCATCCCGGCTGAGGCGGCTTCCGAGGACGATGTGTTGATGGCTGTGATGGATGCCGGCGCAGAGGACGTGAAGACAGAGGGGGACTCCATCGAGGTGGTCTGCCCTCCGGAGGCGCTCCACGATGTGCGGCAGGCTCTGACGGACGCGGGCATTCCGTTCACTATGGCCGAGCTCTCCATGGTGCCGCAGAACACGGTCTCGGTGGAGGGCAAGGAGGCATCCCAGGTGTTGCGGCTGATGGATCAGCTGGAGGATCACGACGACGTCCAGCACGTCTACTCCAATTTCGATATCCCGGACGAGGTGATGCAGGAGATAAGCGCCTGA
- the lipB gene encoding octanoyltransferase, producing the protein MFPADFVEIIRPGRLSYPEGLTLQEELVRGVQSGLRPEALVLLEHDPVITLGRGWRPEHLLCDTGELAARGIELHESARGGDVTYHGPGQIVGYPVLDLNRRGRDLHAYIRMLEETLIETVQALGIRAIRRSGMTGVWVPADGKGPSRKIAAIGVRVQRWVTSHGFALNVDVDLEAFRLIVPCGLHGEAVTSIAREKGQAPPFEEVCALVEKAFETVFRTRLRPGDSVSGTRKSR; encoded by the coding sequence ATGTTTCCCGCGGATTTCGTGGAGATCATCAGGCCCGGCCGTCTCAGCTACCCGGAAGGTCTGACGCTGCAGGAAGAGCTTGTCCGGGGTGTTCAGTCCGGCCTCCGGCCGGAGGCGCTCGTGCTGCTGGAGCACGATCCCGTCATCACGCTGGGGCGAGGATGGCGGCCGGAGCATCTGCTGTGCGACACCGGGGAACTGGCCGCCCGGGGCATCGAGCTTCACGAATCTGCGCGGGGGGGCGACGTCACCTACCACGGGCCCGGGCAGATCGTCGGTTATCCCGTGCTGGACCTGAACCGGCGCGGGCGCGACCTGCACGCCTACATCCGGATGCTGGAGGAGACGCTCATTGAGACCGTCCAGGCACTTGGCATCAGAGCCATCCGCAGGAGTGGGATGACAGGCGTCTGGGTTCCGGCGGACGGCAAGGGGCCATCCCGCAAGATCGCGGCCATCGGTGTGCGGGTGCAACGCTGGGTCACAAGTCACGGTTTCGCCCTGAATGTGGACGTGGACCTGGAGGCTTTCCGGCTGATCGTCCCCTGCGGGCTGCACGGAGAGGCTGTCACGTCCATAGCGCGGGAGAAGGGCCAGGCTCCACCCTTTGAAGAGGTCTGCGCATTGGTGGAGAAAGCCTTCGAGACGGTGTTCCGTACACGGCTGCGTCCCGGAGACAGTGTCTCCGGGACGCGCAAATCACGCTGA
- a CDS encoding gamma-glutamyl-gamma-aminobutyrate hydrolase, which yields MNTRRPRIGITCGSKPGWVEEHGGDYRMAVEDAGGEAVFITPADPSVADTCDALLFAGGMDVHPSLYPRRPVDADLSDEEIIERYEILVDSRRDAYELPLARRALQEERPVLGICRGFQILNVAAGGSLVPDIQQGVGDLVVHRVLTDGSKVEDPDPCPLHAIQYEPDTLFGRLVGPGATQVNTYHHQGVTDAELASGLRAAAYADDGIIEALELPDHRFCLAVQFHPERRKDAEVHRRFSSFFAALVEAAAKR from the coding sequence ATGAATACGCGCAGACCCCGCATCGGAATCACCTGCGGCTCAAAACCGGGATGGGTGGAGGAGCACGGTGGAGACTACCGTATGGCAGTGGAGGATGCCGGAGGCGAAGCGGTTTTTATCACTCCGGCGGATCCCTCCGTCGCCGATACCTGCGACGCTCTGCTTTTCGCCGGGGGGATGGATGTGCATCCCTCACTATATCCCCGCCGCCCCGTGGATGCGGATCTCTCCGACGAAGAGATCATCGAGCGCTATGAGATCCTGGTGGATTCCAGGAGGGATGCCTACGAACTTCCGCTGGCGCGCCGCGCCCTGCAGGAAGAGCGTCCGGTTCTTGGGATCTGCCGCGGGTTTCAGATCCTGAACGTCGCAGCCGGTGGGTCTCTGGTCCCGGACATCCAGCAGGGAGTTGGGGATCTCGTGGTTCATCGTGTGCTGACTGATGGCTCAAAGGTAGAGGATCCCGATCCCTGCCCTCTCCACGCCATCCAGTATGAACCCGATACCCTTTTCGGCCGGCTGGTGGGGCCGGGAGCCACGCAGGTCAACACATACCATCATCAGGGCGTAACGGACGCGGAGCTGGCGTCCGGCTTGAGAGCGGCGGCATATGCCGATGACGGCATCATCGAGGCGCTGGAGCTGCCGGACCACCGTTTCTGCCTGGCCGTTCAATTCCATCCCGAGCGGCGGAAGGATGCGGAAGTCCACCGGCGGTTCTCCTCGTTCTTTGCCGCCCTGGTGGAGGCGGCCGCCAAGCGGTAG